In a single window of the Solanum stenotomum isolate F172 unplaced genomic scaffold, ASM1918654v1 scaffold16320, whole genome shotgun sequence genome:
- the LOC125850342 gene encoding anthranilate synthase beta subunit 2, chloroplastic-like yields MAGIVTPHASSQSAIIHINGKNTFLSPPKTLALPILSGSGGSFLRMRSTKRLEAKPLALSQNSSATCVELSDDVKRNKSPIIVIDNYDSFTYNLCQYMGELGCSFEVYRNDELTVDELKKKNPRGILISPGPGTPQDSGISLQTVLELGPTIPLFGVCMGLQCMGEAFGGKIVRSPYGVMHGKSSPVYYNEGGEDGLFAGLSNPFTAGRYHSLVIDKDTFPKDALEITAWTEDGLVMAARHKVYRHIQGVQFHPESIITSEGKTIVHNFIKLIKRKEEAESQN; encoded by the exons ATGGCCGGAATTGTTACCCCTCATGCCTCTTCACAATCCGCCATCATTCACATCAATGGCAAAAACACATTTCTCTCGCCCCCAAAAACCCTAGCTTTGCCAATTCTCTCCGGCTCTGGAGGCTCTTTTCTCCGAATGAGAAGCACAAAGCGGCTCGAGGCGAAGCCGCTTGCTCTATCGCAGAACAGTTCAGCTACTTGTGTTGAGTTATCGGATGATGTTAAACGGAATAAGAGTCCGATTATTGTTATTGATAATTATGATAGCTTCACTTATAATCTCTGTCAG TATATGGGAGAGCTTGGATGCAGTTTTGAGGTTTATCGAAACGACGAGCTTACTGTGGATGAGCTGAAGAA GAAAAATCCAAGGGGAATACTAATATCACCTGGACCAG GTACACCTCAAGATTCAGGCATATCATTGCAAACTGTACTGGAACTTGGACCAACAATTCCGTTATTTGGTGTTTGTATGGGTTTGCAATGCATGGGAGAGGCTTTTGGAG GAAAAATTGTGCGTTCTCCATATGGGGTGATGCACGGGAAAAGCTCCCCCGTATATTATAACGAAGGTGGGGAAGATGGTTTATTTGCAGGGCTATCAAA CCCATTCACAGCTGGTAGATACCACAGCCTGGTAATAGACAAGGACACTTTCCCCAAAGACGCCCTTGAGATAACTGCATGGACAGAAGATGGTCTTGTAATGGCTGCTCGTCACAAAGTTTATAGACACATACAG GGGGTACAATTCCATCCGGAAAGCATCATCACAAGTGAAGGCAAGACAATAGTTCAcaattttatcaaattgataAAGAGGAAGGAAGAAGCAGAATCTCAAAACTAG
- the LOC125850339 gene encoding probable galacturonosyltransferase 6 isoform X1 codes for MRLFRRCTRISILSLLAISVFTPVFLLSFRLKNLNTDASKDFVEDLSILKHRIDAQANSAVQQEEVEGLKGPHLVVYRDGDHGSLVSLDENDRRHKAENVNLLQSNGDTYGGQEKNQRNLSEQKVSPSREKEKSRPEGVQHSRSIQSHLRRPLDEKVKEMKDKVIRAKAYLSFAPPDSNSHFVKEIKLRIKELERAMGDVTKDSGLSRRATQKMKAMDGTLLKASRIYPDCSAMVNTLRAMTYNAEEQLRSQRDQTSFLVQLAARTTPKGLHCLSMQLTTEYFALQPEEREFPNQHKLQDPDLYHFAVFSDNVLACSVVVNTTVSTAKDPEKIVFHIVTDSLNLPAMSMWFLMNPPGKATIQIQSIDGFEWLSIKYNEDQQKQKGLDPRYASALNHLRFYLPDIFPSVKKIVFLDHDVVVRKDLTRLWHINIKGKVNGAVETCVEGEPSFRRMDMFINFTDPSVATRFDANTCTWAYGMNVFDLQEWRKRNLTALYHKYLDLGNKRPLLKAGSLPLGWMTFYKHTHALDRTWHLLGLGYDSGVTRAQIEQAAVIHYDGVMKPWLDLGIQKYKSYWNRHVSYEHPYLQQCNLHE; via the exons ATGAGGCTATTTCGACGATGTACGAGGATTTCTATCCTCTCTTTGCTTGCTATTTCAGTATTCACTCCTGTTTTCTTGCTTtcatttaggctcaaaaacCTTAACACTGATG CATCTAAAGACTTTGTTGAAGACTTATCGATTCTT AAGCATAGAATAGATGCTCAGGCGAATAGTGCAGTTCAACAG GAAGAAGTTGAAGGCCTAAAAGGACCACACCTGGTTGTCTATAGAGATGGAGATCATGGCTCTTTAGTCAGCTTGGATGAGAATGATAGGCGTCACAAAGCAGAGAACGTTAACTTATTGCAAAGCAATG GGGACACATATGGTGGACAAGAAAAAAATCAACGAAATCTATCTGAGCAAAAAGTGTCCCCATCTAGAGAAAAG GAGAAGTCCAGACCAGAAGGGGTTCAACACAGTCGGAGCATACAGTCACATCTGCGGAGGCCATTAGATGAGAAGGTAAAAGAGATGAAAGATAAGGTGATAAGGGCCAAAGCATACTTGAGTTTTGCACCACCAGATAGCAACTCTCATTTTGTGAAAGAGATAAAGCTACGAATTAAAGAGCTAGAACGAGCTATGGGTGATGTTACTAAAGATTCTGGTTTGTCAAGGAG GGCCACACAAAAGATGAAAGCCATGGATGGGACCCTGCTGAAAGCAAGCAGAATATACCCTGATTGCTCAGCTATGGTGAATACACTACGTGCCATGACGTATAATGCTGAAGAACAGCTTCGATCACAAAGGGATCAAACTTCCTTCCTCGTACAGCTCGCTGCAAGAACTACACCAAAAGGCCTTCATTGCCTTTCCATGCAGTTGACCACAGAATATTTTGCTCTGCAGCCTGAGGAGCGGGAGTTTCCTAACCAACACAAACTGCAGGATCCCGATCTCTATCACTTTGCTGTTTTCTCAGACAATGTTTTGGCATGTTCTGTGGTTGTCAATACAACTGTTTCAACCGCTAAG GATCCAGAGAAAATTGTCTTTCATATAGTGACTGATTCTCTCAACCTACCAGCCATGTCGATGTGGTTCTTGATGAATCCTCCTGGCAAAGCTACCATTCAAATCCAGAGCATAGACGGTTTTGAATGGTTATCGATCAAATACAATGAGGATCAGCAGAAGCAAAAAGGCCTTGATCCAAGATATGCTTCTGCGCTGAACCACTTACGTTTTTATCTTCCTGATATTTTTCCTTCTGTGAAAAAGATTGTGTTCCTCGACCATGATGTGGTTGTGCGAAAAGATCTAACCAGACTTTGGCACATCAACATTAAGGGCAAAGTGAATGGCGCAGTGGAAACTTGTGTGGAAGGTGAGCCTTCATTCCGCCGAATGGATATGTTCATCAATTTCACAGATCCCTCGGTGGCAACAAGGTTCGATGCAAACACATGCACTTGGGCATATGGTATGAATGTATTCGATCTGCAGGAGTGGAGGAAGCGAAACTTAACTGCTCTCTATCACAAGTACTTGGATCTG GGAAATAAGAGACCATTACTGAAAGCTGGTAGTTTACCACTTGGTTGGATGACATTTTACAAACACACTCATGCTCTGGACAGGACATGGCATCTACTCGGGTTGGGGTATGACTCGGGTGTCACACGAGCACAAATCGAGCAGGCAGCTGTGATTCATTATGATGGAGTTATGAAACCATGGTTAGACCTTGGTATCCAGAAGTACAAGTCCTATTGGAACAGACATGTTAGCTATGAACATCCATATTTGCAACAATGCAATTTACATGAGTAG
- the LOC125850339 gene encoding probable galacturonosyltransferase 6 isoform X2, whose product MRLFRRCTRISILSLLAISVFTPVFLLSFRLKNLNTDASKDFVEDLSILEEVEGLKGPHLVVYRDGDHGSLVSLDENDRRHKAENVNLLQSNGDTYGGQEKNQRNLSEQKVSPSREKEKSRPEGVQHSRSIQSHLRRPLDEKVKEMKDKVIRAKAYLSFAPPDSNSHFVKEIKLRIKELERAMGDVTKDSGLSRRATQKMKAMDGTLLKASRIYPDCSAMVNTLRAMTYNAEEQLRSQRDQTSFLVQLAARTTPKGLHCLSMQLTTEYFALQPEEREFPNQHKLQDPDLYHFAVFSDNVLACSVVVNTTVSTAKDPEKIVFHIVTDSLNLPAMSMWFLMNPPGKATIQIQSIDGFEWLSIKYNEDQQKQKGLDPRYASALNHLRFYLPDIFPSVKKIVFLDHDVVVRKDLTRLWHINIKGKVNGAVETCVEGEPSFRRMDMFINFTDPSVATRFDANTCTWAYGMNVFDLQEWRKRNLTALYHKYLDLGNKRPLLKAGSLPLGWMTFYKHTHALDRTWHLLGLGYDSGVTRAQIEQAAVIHYDGVMKPWLDLGIQKYKSYWNRHVSYEHPYLQQCNLHE is encoded by the exons ATGAGGCTATTTCGACGATGTACGAGGATTTCTATCCTCTCTTTGCTTGCTATTTCAGTATTCACTCCTGTTTTCTTGCTTtcatttaggctcaaaaacCTTAACACTGATG CATCTAAAGACTTTGTTGAAGACTTATCGATTCTT GAAGAAGTTGAAGGCCTAAAAGGACCACACCTGGTTGTCTATAGAGATGGAGATCATGGCTCTTTAGTCAGCTTGGATGAGAATGATAGGCGTCACAAAGCAGAGAACGTTAACTTATTGCAAAGCAATG GGGACACATATGGTGGACAAGAAAAAAATCAACGAAATCTATCTGAGCAAAAAGTGTCCCCATCTAGAGAAAAG GAGAAGTCCAGACCAGAAGGGGTTCAACACAGTCGGAGCATACAGTCACATCTGCGGAGGCCATTAGATGAGAAGGTAAAAGAGATGAAAGATAAGGTGATAAGGGCCAAAGCATACTTGAGTTTTGCACCACCAGATAGCAACTCTCATTTTGTGAAAGAGATAAAGCTACGAATTAAAGAGCTAGAACGAGCTATGGGTGATGTTACTAAAGATTCTGGTTTGTCAAGGAG GGCCACACAAAAGATGAAAGCCATGGATGGGACCCTGCTGAAAGCAAGCAGAATATACCCTGATTGCTCAGCTATGGTGAATACACTACGTGCCATGACGTATAATGCTGAAGAACAGCTTCGATCACAAAGGGATCAAACTTCCTTCCTCGTACAGCTCGCTGCAAGAACTACACCAAAAGGCCTTCATTGCCTTTCCATGCAGTTGACCACAGAATATTTTGCTCTGCAGCCTGAGGAGCGGGAGTTTCCTAACCAACACAAACTGCAGGATCCCGATCTCTATCACTTTGCTGTTTTCTCAGACAATGTTTTGGCATGTTCTGTGGTTGTCAATACAACTGTTTCAACCGCTAAG GATCCAGAGAAAATTGTCTTTCATATAGTGACTGATTCTCTCAACCTACCAGCCATGTCGATGTGGTTCTTGATGAATCCTCCTGGCAAAGCTACCATTCAAATCCAGAGCATAGACGGTTTTGAATGGTTATCGATCAAATACAATGAGGATCAGCAGAAGCAAAAAGGCCTTGATCCAAGATATGCTTCTGCGCTGAACCACTTACGTTTTTATCTTCCTGATATTTTTCCTTCTGTGAAAAAGATTGTGTTCCTCGACCATGATGTGGTTGTGCGAAAAGATCTAACCAGACTTTGGCACATCAACATTAAGGGCAAAGTGAATGGCGCAGTGGAAACTTGTGTGGAAGGTGAGCCTTCATTCCGCCGAATGGATATGTTCATCAATTTCACAGATCCCTCGGTGGCAACAAGGTTCGATGCAAACACATGCACTTGGGCATATGGTATGAATGTATTCGATCTGCAGGAGTGGAGGAAGCGAAACTTAACTGCTCTCTATCACAAGTACTTGGATCTG GGAAATAAGAGACCATTACTGAAAGCTGGTAGTTTACCACTTGGTTGGATGACATTTTACAAACACACTCATGCTCTGGACAGGACATGGCATCTACTCGGGTTGGGGTATGACTCGGGTGTCACACGAGCACAAATCGAGCAGGCAGCTGTGATTCATTATGATGGAGTTATGAAACCATGGTTAGACCTTGGTATCCAGAAGTACAAGTCCTATTGGAACAGACATGTTAGCTATGAACATCCATATTTGCAACAATGCAATTTACATGAGTAG